Proteins encoded by one window of Superficieibacter sp. HKU1:
- the tsr gene encoding methyl-accepting chemotaxis protein, with the protein MLNRIKIVTGLMLVLGLFGLLQLTSGGLFFNALKHDKENFTVLQTIRQQQSTLNESWVALLQTRNTLNRAGIRYMMDQNNIGSGATVSDLSQIASRTLKQAEAAWADYEAQPRDPRQSNVAAMEIKRNYGIYHDALADLIRLLGAGKINEFFDQPTQSYQDNFEKQYREYLQQNDTLYQQAVEENQASYNQTLWVLGGTLLVVLLVIMVVWMGITRALLTPLHRIIESIRHIASGDLVKPIDVEGSNEMGQLANSLRHMQGELVRTVGDVRDGADAIYSGASEIAMGNNDLSSRTEQQAASLEETAASMEELTATVKQNAENARQASQLALSASETAQKGGKVVDNVVQTMRDIAGSSQKIADIISVIDGIAFQTNILALNAAVEAARAGEQGRGFAVVAGEVRNLAQRSAQAAREIKSLIEDSVNRVDLGSTLVESAGETMDEIVNAVTRVTDIMGEIASASDEQSRGIDQVGLAVAEMDRVTQQNASLVEESAAAAAALEEQASRLTQAVAVFRIMQAQQRDAATAKTVTAAAPVMARKAVATESGENWETF; encoded by the coding sequence ATGTTAAATCGTATCAAGATTGTCACCGGCTTAATGCTGGTGCTGGGATTATTCGGCCTTTTACAACTTACCTCGGGCGGTCTGTTCTTTAACGCCCTCAAGCATGACAAAGAGAACTTCACCGTCCTGCAAACCATCCGCCAGCAGCAGTCCACGCTCAATGAGAGCTGGGTGGCGCTGTTGCAGACCCGCAACACGCTGAACCGCGCGGGCATTCGCTATATGATGGATCAGAACAATATTGGTAGCGGTGCGACCGTCTCTGATTTGTCGCAGATTGCCAGCCGCACGCTGAAGCAGGCCGAAGCGGCGTGGGCAGACTATGAAGCGCAGCCGCGCGATCCGCGTCAAAGCAACGTGGCGGCGATGGAAATCAAACGCAACTACGGTATTTACCACGATGCGCTGGCGGACCTGATTCGCCTGCTGGGCGCGGGCAAAATTAACGAGTTCTTCGATCAGCCGACCCAGAGTTATCAGGATAACTTTGAGAAGCAGTATCGCGAATATCTGCAACAGAACGACACCCTCTATCAGCAGGCGGTTGAAGAAAACCAGGCGTCGTATAACCAGACGCTGTGGGTGCTGGGCGGCACGCTGCTGGTTGTGCTGCTGGTCATCATGGTGGTGTGGATGGGGATCACCCGCGCGCTGTTGACCCCGTTGCACCGTATTATCGAAAGCATCCGCCATATTGCCAGCGGTGACCTGGTCAAGCCTATCGACGTGGAAGGCTCCAACGAGATGGGACAGCTGGCTAACAGCCTGCGTCATATGCAGGGCGAGCTGGTGCGTACCGTTGGCGACGTGCGCGACGGTGCGGATGCCATCTATAGCGGTGCCAGTGAAATCGCGATGGGCAACAACGATCTCTCTTCCCGCACCGAGCAGCAGGCGGCCTCGCTGGAAGAGACCGCTGCCAGTATGGAAGAACTGACCGCTACCGTGAAGCAGAACGCCGAGAACGCCCGTCAGGCCAGCCAGCTGGCGCTGAGCGCCTCGGAAACCGCGCAGAAAGGCGGCAAAGTGGTCGACAACGTGGTGCAAACCATGCGCGACATCGCCGGCAGTTCGCAGAAAATCGCCGATATTATCAGCGTGATTGATGGTATCGCCTTCCAGACCAACATTCTGGCGCTCAACGCCGCGGTTGAAGCCGCGCGTGCGGGCGAGCAGGGCCGTGGTTTTGCAGTGGTTGCGGGCGAAGTACGTAACCTGGCCCAGCGCAGTGCGCAGGCAGCCCGTGAAATCAAAAGTCTGATCGAAGACTCGGTGAACCGTGTCGATCTGGGTTCTACGCTGGTCGAAAGCGCAGGCGAAACCATGGACGAGATCGTCAATGCGGTAACCCGCGTCACTGACATTATGGGCGAAATCGCCTCCGCGTCTGACGAGCAGAGCCGGGGTATCGACCAGGTCGGACTGGCGGTTGCCGAGATGGATCGCGTTACTCAACAGAACGCCTCGCTGGTGGAAGAGTCCGCCGCCGCTGCCGCCGCGCTGGAAGAACAGGCCAGCCGTCTGACCCAGGCCGTTGCGGTGTTCCGTATTATGCAGGCGCAGCAGCGTGACGCAGCGACGGCGAAAACCGTCACGGCTGCGGCTCCGGTGATGGCGCGTAAAGCCGTTGCCACCGAGAGCGGCGAGAACTGGGAAACCTTCTGA